The candidate division WOR-3 bacterium DNA window GCGGTTTCTCCCAGCCGCTGAATGTGCGGACGATTTCGCCAAACGCATTCTTTATCAGAACCTGCCAGCGCTTGATCGGAGCGCGGCTCATCAGACGCACGTCCATCCACAGAACGTTCTGCTCCTGTTCGAGTGTCGGCGTGAATACCGGTGGCGTGGCGTCAATCCAGACCCGGAACCCGGAGAAGTCCAAGAACACGCCAGCCTTGTGCGTTGGCGCTAGCCGATAGTTAGACTGATAGTGGAGCAGGAAAGCGTAGTCAATACCAATCGCCATCTTGCCCCAGGCCTTATGCACGCCCAGTCCGAGGCTGATCTCGTTCGGGTCCATTCCGACCCGTTGGTAGAAGATACCAGGTACCAGCGCAAACTCAGCACCGCCGCGCGGTATCAGGCCTAGAGTGAAACGTGTAGTCGGGTTACCGATAGAGTCTCGGCCCAGAAGCAGCGGAGTCGAAACGTCGGCTGTAACCGTGGCCCGACCGTCGAGCAGCCGCACCGCAGCACCTGCCCTCAGACTGCGCGGAAACTTCTCCGTCATGTTGCGCAGCTGCAGGGTCGGCGCGATGAGGTTCTGTGCAAACAGTCCGAAGCTCAATGGTTCGGGCCGGGTCACCAATACACCGAGGTCAGCGCCGATGCCGATATCTGAATACTGAGCGATGTTCTTCGTCACCACCTTCAGTGTCGCGCCGAAGCCCAGGAAACGGACCGGGCTGTAGCAGTACGACATCATGTAGGCGTTCTCAAAGAACACGTAGTTGTCCCAATGCTGATTGTCCGGAGTACGCGACTCAAGACCTTCAGCCCCGTAGTTCAAGAGATTCAGACCGAAAGTGCCCCATTCCTTGGTCGGTAGCGCGTAGGCAATGTACTCCAGGCGAGCGCCGTACAATTGAGAATGGGCCAGCATGACTTCGTGGGAGTTGAGCTGGAAGAGTCCGCCGGGGTTGAAATAGACTGCCTGAGCATCATCAGATACACCAGTAAATGCTTTGCCAAGCGCCAGCGCCCTTGGTGCCGGCGCGTAGTTCAGCATCGCACCCGGAAGACCACCCTCAGCGTTCGCCGTAGAAAGCCACAACACCAGACTGGCAAGCGACACAAGAAGAAGGAACCGTGCTACCATACTACTCCGAGGCGATGTGCACGCCGGTACGTGGTCCCGGTGTGCTCCTCGCTCAGAACTTGGACAACATAGATGCCATTTGCCACCCGGCGACCCTGGGCATTCCTGCCGTCCCACTGGAGCCGGTTGATGCCACTCATGGCGCCCCGCTGGCCGCCTGGGAAATGCCATGACCTGACTTCATTGCCAAAGGGGTCATAGATTGTGACCCAAGTCTCGGCTGCAGTTCGTAGGAAGTAAAAGATGGTGGCCGATTCGAGGTTGAAGCCGAAGGGGTTGGGGAATGCGCCGATTTCAGAAGCATCAGGCCGGTCAACGTAAATACCTTTATATGCGTCAATGTCCGCGCTGACCTTAATTGTATCGTGCTCAGCGCCGTGGTCCGCAGTGCAGAGGAACCGGGCTCTGACCCTGCCCAGGGTATCTGAAAGCAGCGCGGTATCAAGCATCATACCACTGCCCCTTACCACTGCGAAGCGACACGGAGCGGAAGTAACCGGCAGGAGGTTAGCGTCCTTCAGCGTCACGTGTATGTCAGTGGTGTCGCCAGCGCGTACCGTATCCGGCGCCACAATTTCGATGCTCGCAACACGCGCCCGGATGTCGAGCCAACTCGGATACGTTGTGTACCGACCGTCAATCGTTCTGGCCCAGATGTTCTGGTTCGGTTTCGCAATGATGAACTGGGTCGAGAACTCCACGCCATCCCCCAACTCAGCCTTTTCTGGACTGTATTGAAAGGCAAAGCTGGAGCCAAGCTCAACCGAATCACCAGGTGCACTCACTCGGTTCCAGCACGCGTCGCAGGCATAGACCGTTGTCTTGAAATCGGTCCGTGCGTACTGGGTCAGGGGCTGGCCAGCCTTACCTGGCGTATCCCATGGGTTTGTCGTCGGGTCTCCAGGCAGGGGTGTTTCACCCGGAAGGAGCAGTAGCAATTGGCTGAATACCCCTGGGCGTACGATAAACTCGGTCGAAGCGCCCGGTTTGCCAGGCGAGCCGCCGCCAGGCAGGGCGGTTATCCGGTGTTGACCCGCCTGGCGCAGAGTAGCCTGAAAAGTCCCTCGGCCGTCAATTAGCTTCCCACCAGCCGGCAGTTGGGCAAAACTGTCTGTAGCATCGAAATAGACGCTGTCGCTTCGGAACCGGACAACATTGTGCCAGCGGTCGGTCAGGTAAACGTCAAAGTCGAAGGCCACCCCAGCATCCTGAGAGTTCGGCGGCGTTGGCATCCGGCCGGTCGGTGTGCCAGGTGCCCACTGCTCTCCGGCCAAGACAACCAGGAACTTGTCCGGTGGGCCGGTAAGCACCTCGAACTTGTTGCTCTGCCCCACTATCGTACCAAGAGAATCAATCTTTGTGCAACGGAGCGCAAGGCTGTCGGCAAGCGTCACCATTACCTTCTTGCGACAGATGCCTTGCGTGAACTCAGCGTAATTGGGATACACGTAAGTGTACAAACCGTCCTTGGTGGTCGAAAGTATGGCCGTTGCGTTTAGCGGGTAGATGCCGCCGTACGGGTCCTTGGCGACTACCGTTATCTCGATAGAATCGCCGGCGAGCACGGTCGTATCAATGGTACTGAACTCGAACGAGTTCAGCTGGGCCACGAGCAACAGGGCCAAAGCTGTGCTCATCGAAATGTGCGACATTCTATACCCCTTCCACACGATGTCAACAAAAAAAACACAATGAGGAGGACTTGACCGGGCGGGGCGGTCCACATAGTCTCACTTCGTGCCACCGCCGACCTTCTCCACTGGCGCAGTCAGGGTCTGGGGCATGCGCTTTGCCGCGCTGCGGGCTTTCGTCTCGGCGGCCACAGGTATCGCAGTATCAAGTTTCGGACTTGTACCATGGTGGGGGGGTCTAATTTTGGTCGCACTGGGTCTGGCCGCAGCCTGGCCAACAAGGGGATGGTCTTTGTATGCTTGCCTTGCCGGTGCGACGTTTGCCTATTCCTCCTCTCGTGGCAATCCCGTGCCTGACACAAAAGTGTACGAGTGTCACAGTTTCCGAGGGGTGGTTATCCAGGAACCGCCCGATGATTCAGTTAGCCGAGCAGTAATACAGATTGAACATCCTGTGTCCTGCAAGGTCGTACTCTGGCTCAACGGTCACTCTCCGATAAGGTACGGCGACCTTGTCCTCGTCCGCGGACAGGCCCGGAAGTTTGACCATCCGCGCAATCCGGGTGTGTTCGACCTCGACAGCTACATGCGGTCAAAAGGCATTGTCGGTGAGCTGTCCGCTGAGGCCAGGAATGTGACCATACTCAGTCACGGCCGGGGTTGCCCGGTGGTACGGTGTCTTGTGGAGCCAATGCGCAGGTATGTCCTCACCGCGGCACGCCATCTCTTGCCCAACCAGGAAGCTGGCCTGCTTGTTGGACTGCTCTTGGGCGAACGCCAGGGAATACCGCTGCCAACCCGGTCAGCGTTTGCCGATTCTGGTACGATGCATGTTCTGGCCGTATCTGGTCTTCACGTCGGGATCGTGGTCTATGCAATCTGGCTGTTACTCTCGGTAGCACGAATCCGCGGATGGTGGAGGTTCGGTCTAACCGCAGTACTTATCGCGGCGTACGTACTCCTGACCGGCGCACGTGCCTCGGCAATGCGGGCCGGGATAATGAGCCTTGCGGTGCTGCTGTCCTTCCCGACCCAGCGGAAGATTGACCCGCTCTCAAGTCTCGCGGTGGCGGGCATTATCATCTTGCTTCTTGCCCCTTCGAGCCTGTCCGACATCGGATTCCAGCTTTCCTTTGCGGCCGCAGCAAGCATCGTCCTTACGCACTCAGCGTTTGACCCAGTGGCGAGTCGAATCCAGTCCGGACTTATTCGCAACCTGGTATTCTGGCCGTTTGTCGTAAGTCTTGCTGCATCGCTGGGCACCGGCCCGCTCTTGCTCTTGCATTTCCACCGGGTGCAACTACTGTCCGCGCTGTTCAGTCCGGTCATTATCCTCCCCGTATCTGTTGCCATCCCGCTCGGAATGCTTGTGCTGACGCTCTTCCCGTTGAGCAATGTGCTGGCCGGTTTTTTCGCCGAGACCCTTCACTTGGTGCTAAGTGCGGTTCTGAAGCTCGTTTCCTTCTTTGGCACCCAGCAATGGACGATTCTCGAACCAGGGCCGGTCCCTTGGCTTGCTGTCTCTTTGGTATATGGCCTCATGCTCCTGGCAGTGAACTGGCGCCAGAACTGGGCAAGAACCGGGCTGCGAGTCGGAATAGCATTAGGTCTGAACCTGCTTATGTGGCGCGGGGCTTTCGTCAATCCCCAGACTAGGGCGACATTCCTTGAGCCGGTGAGAGGCGACTGTTTAATGCTCGAAGACACGCTCGGCCGGCTCGTGCTCATTGATGCTGGTGTGAGCAAGACAGGGGTGCTACGTGATTACCTACGGTACCGCGGCATCCATCGAATTGACCTCGCGGTAGTCACGCATCCGGACAATGACCACTACGGCGGGCTATTGGATATTGACGACCGATGTCGGATACACCGTCTCGTGGTACCCACATTGTCCGGCGGCGAGGAATATCAACGTCTGCTGGCACGGTTTGCGGCCCGCGGTACCGAGCTAGTGGTTGCCGGCAAAGGCACGAAGGTCCGCGGGCTGGGCTTCAACTTGGAATTCATATGGCCCGAGCCGCAGGCTCAGACCCTCTACCGGGACAACCTCTTGCCGAGCAACGACGTATCGCTTGTGTGCAGGTATGAACACGCTGGATTCCGCATGCTGCTGACCGGAGACTTTGAGAAACCAGACCTGATTGCTGACCAGGATATTCATGCTGCACTACTGAAGTCTCCACATCACGGAAGCATCAAAGGGAATCCGCCGTCGCTGTACGACAAAGTGCGACCGGACTACGTCGTTGTCATGGGCAGGTATCCCACGCCGGCCGAGCTTGAAACAAGACTTGCTTGGTTGGGCGAGCGGTATGTGAACACAAGGCAGCGCGGTGCGTGGGAACTCGTGTTCAGAGATGGCAGACCTTCCACCCATTACCTTGTGCATGCGACTGGCAACTAGCCCTCTGTTTCCCATCGGTCTATGATGCAATTGAAGCCGAATTTGCGCCAGGCGTGCTTGACCGGTAGGCGGACCGGCCTAGTATTCCGGTATGAAATACCGGACACCTGTGGTGCTAGTGCGACGCTATTGCTCAGAAGTACTGTCGGTGTCCAAACATCGAAACGCGGGCTTGGCACTCAAACCAAACGGCGACATGCGCATTGTCCAGAACAAGACTTCCTGCTTCTACAACTCGCTTAGATGGACATTGGTGGAGCAGGCAAAGCAGGGCTCAAAGGACAACGGCCCTTGACACAAGGCAGAGTGGACACCAGCAGGCTAGCAGGTGGCGCACAGCATTCCGTCAGCTCTTGGTGGATTCATCAGCAAGCGAGTCGACGCCGATGAGACCTCTTTTCATCCAGAAACAGCACTACGCCGATTTAGCATCGCTCGCCGGCGCAGTTACCGGATTCCAGTCATCCGCTGCCAACGTCACGAGCATGATGAGTTCGTTCTCAACCTCGTCATCACACGGTGGCAGGTTCTCAGGCGGAGGCGGTGGTGCAGGAAGGGGTAGCAGTTCTGGTGCCGGCTAGTGCGGGTACGCCCGGGCGGCTTCGAGTCGGTCTTGCACTCGGATTTGGGGTAGCCGTTCTGTCGTCCGCCTCCATACTCATCAAGAAAGCCGAGGCTCCGAGCCTTGTAATCGCGGCCGGACGGTTGCTCGTAGCTTCACTCGTGCTTGCTCCGTTTTTTTGGATCCGGTTTCCCAAGCTACGGTCCCAACTTGGCCGGGAAAAGTGGTCCCTTGTAGTCCTGGCCGGACTCCTGCTGGCTGCTCACTTCGCCCTTTGGGTGGAGTCGCTCCGACACACCACAGTTGCAAGTTCGGTCGTACTTGTGGCAACTGACCCGATATTTGTGGCAGTCGCATCGCCACTGATTCTGCACGAACGAGTGTCTGGCCGGCTTGCGACTGCGGTCGGCCTGGGCGTGGTGGGTATGATGGTAATCGCCGGTCCCGGCCTTTGGTCTGGCCTGGTGACAAGGGGGAATCTTCTCGCCCTGGGAGGCGCGGCGTGCGCGGCCGGATATCTTTTGGTCGGTCGCAGGGTCCGGCCGGAAATGGACCTGCTTCCCTACATCTATATTTTATACAGCGTGGCCGGGGTTCTTCTGCTTGCAGGAACTCTGGCAGCCAGGCAGCGGTTCACCGGTTACCCAGGTACTGTCTACTTGTGGATCGTGCTTCTGGGGTTGGGGCCCCAGCTCATCGGGCACACCACCTTCAACTGGGCACTCCGGTACCTGAACGCTCCGGCGGTTGGAATGGCCATTCTCGGTGAACCGGTCGGCGCTACGATACTCGCGTGGCTGTTGCTCCGCGAAACACCGGCCTGGTTCGAACTCACCGGCGGTGCAATCATCCTCGCTGCCGTCTACCTAGCCATCGTCAGCCGGCACAGACTACAGGTCAAGGTGCCAAATGGGTGATTTCAACTTGACACGAAGACGCACGGAACTAGCCTTGAGTATGGATGACGTACGTGCCCAGGAGGACCACCGGCAGGTCCCGATTGACCGAGTCGGTGTGAAGGGGCTGCGCTATCCGGTTGTGCTCCTAGACAAAGCTCGACGTAAGCAGCATACC harbors:
- a CDS encoding FlgD immunoglobulin-like domain containing protein; amino-acid sequence: MVARFLLLVSLASLVLWLSTANAEGGLPGAMLNYAPAPRALALGKAFTGVSDDAQAVYFNPGGLFQLNSHEVMLAHSQLYGARLEYIAYALPTKEWGTFGLNLLNYGAEGLESRTPDNQHWDNYVFFENAYMMSYCYSPVRFLGFGATLKVVTKNIAQYSDIGIGADLGVLVTRPEPLSFGLFAQNLIAPTLQLRNMTEKFPRSLRAGAAVRLLDGRATVTADVSTPLLLGRDSIGNPTTRFTLGLIPRGGAEFALVPGIFYQRVGMDPNEISLGLGVHKAWGKMAIGIDYAFLLHYQSNYRLAPTHKAGVFLDFSGFRVWIDATPPVFTPTLEQEQNVLWMDVRLMSRAPIKRWQVLIKNAFGEIVRTFSGWEKPPLRMSWDGLDDAGRLVADGRYQYEIVVVDIHDSPLEFSGFLTEIKTKGPRGKVEIRPGE
- a CDS encoding FlgD immunoglobulin-like domain containing protein, producing MSHISMSTALALLLVAQLNSFEFSTIDTTVLAGDSIEITVVAKDPYGGIYPLNATAILSTTKDGLYTYVYPNYAEFTQGICRKKVMVTLADSLALRCTKIDSLGTIVGQSNKFEVLTGPPDKFLVVLAGEQWAPGTPTGRMPTPPNSQDAGVAFDFDVYLTDRWHNVVRFRSDSVYFDATDSFAQLPAGGKLIDGRGTFQATLRQAGQHRITALPGGGSPGKPGASTEFIVRPGVFSQLLLLLPGETPLPGDPTTNPWDTPGKAGQPLTQYARTDFKTTVYACDACWNRVSAPGDSVELGSSFAFQYSPEKAELGDGVEFSTQFIIAKPNQNIWARTIDGRYTTYPSWLDIRARVASIEIVAPDTVRAGDTTDIHVTLKDANLLPVTSAPCRFAVVRGSGMMLDTALLSDTLGRVRARFLCTADHGAEHDTIKVSADIDAYKGIYVDRPDASEIGAFPNPFGFNLESATIFYFLRTAAETWVTIYDPFGNEVRSWHFPGGQRGAMSGINRLQWDGRNAQGRRVANGIYVVQVLSEEHTGTTYRRAHRLGVVW
- a CDS encoding ComEC/Rec2 family competence protein; the protein is MPPPTFSTGAVRVWGMRFAALRAFVSAATGIAVSSFGLVPWWGGLILVALGLAAAWPTRGWSLYACLAGATFAYSSSRGNPVPDTKVYECHSFRGVVIQEPPDDSVSRAVIQIEHPVSCKVVLWLNGHSPIRYGDLVLVRGQARKFDHPRNPGVFDLDSYMRSKGIVGELSAEARNVTILSHGRGCPVVRCLVEPMRRYVLTAARHLLPNQEAGLLVGLLLGERQGIPLPTRSAFADSGTMHVLAVSGLHVGIVVYAIWLLLSVARIRGWWRFGLTAVLIAAYVLLTGARASAMRAGIMSLAVLLSFPTQRKIDPLSSLAVAGIIILLLAPSSLSDIGFQLSFAAAASIVLTHSAFDPVASRIQSGLIRNLVFWPFVVSLAASLGTGPLLLLHFHRVQLLSALFSPVIILPVSVAIPLGMLVLTLFPLSNVLAGFFAETLHLVLSAVLKLVSFFGTQQWTILEPGPVPWLAVSLVYGLMLLAVNWRQNWARTGLRVGIALGLNLLMWRGAFVNPQTRATFLEPVRGDCLMLEDTLGRLVLIDAGVSKTGVLRDYLRYRGIHRIDLAVVTHPDNDHYGGLLDIDDRCRIHRLVVPTLSGGEEYQRLLARFAARGTELVVAGKGTKVRGLGFNLEFIWPEPQAQTLYRDNLLPSNDVSLVCRYEHAGFRMLLTGDFEKPDLIADQDIHAALLKSPHHGSIKGNPPSLYDKVRPDYVVVMGRYPTPAELETRLAWLGERYVNTRQRGAWELVFRDGRPSTHYLVHATGN
- a CDS encoding DMT family transporter; translated protein: MQEGVAVLVPASAGTPGRLRVGLALGFGVAVLSSASILIKKAEAPSLVIAAGRLLVASLVLAPFFWIRFPKLRSQLGREKWSLVVLAGLLLAAHFALWVESLRHTTVASSVVLVATDPIFVAVASPLILHERVSGRLATAVGLGVVGMMVIAGPGLWSGLVTRGNLLALGGAACAAGYLLVGRRVRPEMDLLPYIYILYSVAGVLLLAGTLAARQRFTGYPGTVYLWIVLLGLGPQLIGHTTFNWALRYLNAPAVGMAILGEPVGATILAWLLLRETPAWFELTGGAIILAAVYLAIVSRHRLQVKVPNG